Proteins encoded together in one Microbacterium sp. zg-Y625 window:
- a CDS encoding stage II sporulation protein M: MDADALTAARRGEWARLDELSRRRRLGGAEADELVTRYRAASADLAELKTSAGRTPEGDYLSTLLARARLQLTGTPDNVLRQVPRFFLRQLPAALYRLRYTTLVIAIGFVAVAALVAAWVARDPVALASMGSQAQLEQYAENDFTQYYSENPAAVFAGMVWTNNAWIAAQCVLFGITGLWPVMVLVQNAVGVGTSAAVLFAFDRGDVFLLHIAPHGLLELTSIFVAGAAGLHIFWAWVAPGRRGRGEAVAAAGRSLATVAIGLVFALALSGLIEGFVTAQPWPWPLKIGIGAAALAAFLVYMLVVGGRAYRRGETGDLTEYETGTPRLIAG; the protein is encoded by the coding sequence ATGGATGCCGACGCCCTCACCGCCGCCCGGCGTGGGGAGTGGGCGCGTCTGGACGAACTGAGCCGTCGTCGCCGGCTCGGCGGGGCAGAGGCCGACGAGCTGGTCACCCGCTACCGGGCAGCCTCGGCCGATCTCGCCGAACTGAAGACATCGGCCGGTCGCACCCCCGAGGGCGATTACCTCTCCACTCTGCTCGCGCGCGCCCGCTTGCAGCTGACCGGCACCCCCGACAACGTGCTGCGTCAGGTGCCGCGGTTCTTCCTGCGGCAGCTGCCGGCAGCCCTCTATCGCCTCCGCTACACGACCCTGGTCATCGCGATCGGCTTCGTCGCGGTCGCCGCCCTGGTGGCGGCCTGGGTCGCCCGGGACCCGGTGGCGCTGGCGTCGATGGGCAGTCAGGCGCAGCTGGAGCAGTACGCCGAGAACGACTTCACGCAGTACTACAGCGAGAATCCCGCGGCCGTCTTCGCAGGGATGGTCTGGACCAACAACGCCTGGATCGCCGCGCAGTGCGTGCTCTTCGGGATCACGGGGCTCTGGCCGGTGATGGTGCTGGTGCAGAACGCCGTCGGGGTCGGCACGTCGGCGGCGGTGCTGTTCGCCTTCGATCGGGGCGACGTCTTCCTCCTCCACATCGCGCCCCACGGACTGCTGGAGCTGACGAGCATCTTCGTCGCCGGCGCGGCGGGGCTCCACATCTTCTGGGCATGGGTGGCGCCGGGAAGGCGGGGGAGGGGCGAGGCGGTCGCTGCGGCGGGACGGTCGCTGGCGACGGTGGCCATCGGACTGGTGTTCGCCCTCGCGCTCTCGGGCCTGATCGAGGGATTCGTCACTGCGCAGCCCTGGCCCTGGCCGCTGAAGATCGGCATCGGCGCGGCGGCGCTCGCCGCCTTCCTCGTCTACATGCTCGTCGTCGGCGGCCGTGCCTACCGCCGCGGCGAGACGGGCGACCTCACCGAGTACGAGACCGGGACCCCGCGGCTGATCGCCGGCTGA
- a CDS encoding Fur family transcriptional regulator, with translation MTQQSIPDAADAIRAAGLRVTDSRRVVFDALAGQPHASADDVYARVAPLAPRASKQSVYNALGDFADAGLVRRIEPAGHPMLFELRVADNHHHLVCTTCGRVEDVDCTVGHAPCLHPSETHGFAVATAEVTFWGQCATCAAA, from the coding sequence ATGACGCAGCAGAGCATTCCGGATGCCGCGGACGCGATCCGCGCCGCCGGGCTCCGCGTCACCGACTCCCGCCGCGTCGTCTTCGACGCGCTCGCCGGTCAGCCCCACGCGAGTGCCGACGACGTCTACGCGCGGGTGGCTCCGCTCGCTCCGCGGGCGAGCAAGCAGTCGGTCTACAATGCTCTCGGTGATTTCGCCGACGCGGGACTGGTGCGCCGGATCGAACCGGCAGGCCACCCCATGCTCTTCGAGCTGAGGGTCGCCGACAACCACCACCACCTGGTCTGCACGACGTGCGGCCGGGTCGAGGACGTCGACTGCACGGTGGGGCATGCGCCCTGCCTGCATCCGTCCGAGACCCACGGCTTCGCCGTCGCCACCGCTGAGGTGACCTTCTGGGGTCAGTGCGCCACGTGCGCCGCTGCCTGA
- a CDS encoding metallopeptidase family protein has translation MMRRRLRTETVARPRPSRHGRHGRDGRSPVVRPPLPPLDTRAERFDLAVGAAAEFLRSAWEDLRDVRFEVGEMPDAADDGGIPRWSVLPDQQRIILYRLPIERLSRPHREDELHRRMIIESCVFRAAAEYLDKDPWDLGPERFRF, from the coding sequence ATGATGCGGCGCCGTCTGAGAACCGAGACCGTCGCCCGCCCGCGGCCGTCCCGTCACGGCCGTCACGGTCGCGACGGGCGCAGCCCCGTCGTGCGCCCGCCGCTGCCCCCGCTGGACACCCGCGCCGAGCGCTTCGACCTGGCCGTGGGAGCGGCGGCGGAGTTCCTGCGCAGCGCCTGGGAGGACCTGCGGGATGTGCGCTTCGAGGTCGGCGAGATGCCGGATGCCGCGGACGACGGCGGCATCCCGCGCTGGAGCGTGCTGCCCGATCAGCAGCGCATCATCCTGTACCGCCTGCCGATCGAGCGCCTCAGCCGGCCGCACCGGGAGGACGAGCTGCACCGGCGCATGATCATCGAGAGCTGCGTCTTCCGTGCGGCCGCCGAATACCTCGACAAGGATCCCTGGGACCTGGGCCCCGAGCGCTTCCGCTTCTGA
- a CDS encoding DUF3499 domain-containing protein, which translates to MRERLCSKVGCAREAVTTLTFDYGDQMAALGPLGGGGDPHAHDLCAIHTERLSVPKGWVVVRHETLRV; encoded by the coding sequence ATGCGCGAGAGACTGTGTTCCAAGGTCGGGTGCGCCCGGGAAGCCGTGACGACCCTCACGTTCGACTACGGCGACCAGATGGCGGCCCTCGGACCCCTGGGCGGCGGGGGAGACCCGCACGCCCACGACCTCTGCGCCATCCACACCGAGCGGCTCTCGGTGCCCAAGGGATGGGTCGTCGTGCGCCACGAGACGCTGCGCGTCTGA
- the katG gene encoding catalase/peroxidase HPI has protein sequence MTDDTIPAIGEDATGIDQSVTVTDTDTAFAEQAAKADAAGGCPVIHGGQAGGAGQAHPAGQPHPTTGSANNVWWPNQLNLRILKKNPVEANPLGGDFDYKAAFAALDLAAVKADIAETLTTSQDWWPADFGNYGPLIIRMAWHSAGTYRATDGRGGGGAGQQRFAPLNSWPDNVNLDKARRLLWPVKKKYGQALSWADLMILAGNVALESMGFETFGFGGGRADVWEPDDDVYWGPETTWLGDERYTGERDLEKPLAAVQMGLIYVNPEGPAGNPDPLASARDIRETFARMGMNDEETVALIAGGHTFGKTHGAAPDSNLEDNPEAAGLEMQGLGWKNNFGTGKGDDTITSGLEVTWTYHPTRWDNEFFHILYAYEWELFTSPAGAHQWRPKNGAGADMVPMAHDATKRREPRMLTSDLALRVDPEYDKISRRFLEDPVAFGDAFARAWFKLTHRDMGPIARYLGPEVPTEELIWQDPVPAVDHVLIDAADAAALKQQILATGLTTEQLVSTAWAAASSFRGSDKRGGVNGARIRLSPQKDWQVNNPPQLKVVLDALEGVQNAFNEGRTDGKKVSLADIIVLAGNAAVEKAAHAAGVDADVVFHPGRTDATQEQTDVDSFGYLEPAADGFRNYYGPKAFLPQEHHLIDKANLLTLSAPEMTVLVGGLRVLGANWDGSEYGVFTNRPGVLTNDFFVNLLDLGTTWTPLDPGSQAFEGIKDGSGERVGRGTRVDLLFGSNSELRALAEVYASDDAQEKFVRDFVAAWGKVMELDRFDLR, from the coding sequence ATGACCGACGACACGATCCCCGCGATCGGTGAAGACGCCACCGGCATCGACCAATCCGTCACCGTCACCGACACCGACACCGCTTTCGCCGAACAGGCCGCGAAGGCGGATGCCGCGGGCGGCTGCCCCGTCATCCACGGTGGTCAGGCAGGCGGCGCCGGTCAGGCCCACCCCGCCGGCCAGCCGCACCCGACCACGGGATCGGCGAACAACGTCTGGTGGCCCAACCAGCTGAACCTGCGCATCCTCAAGAAGAACCCGGTCGAGGCCAACCCCCTGGGCGGCGACTTCGACTACAAGGCCGCCTTCGCCGCGCTGGACCTGGCCGCGGTCAAGGCCGACATCGCCGAGACGCTCACCACGTCGCAGGACTGGTGGCCGGCCGACTTCGGCAACTACGGCCCCCTCATCATCCGCATGGCCTGGCACAGCGCCGGCACCTACCGTGCGACCGACGGTCGCGGCGGCGGCGGCGCCGGACAGCAGCGCTTCGCGCCGCTGAACAGCTGGCCCGACAACGTCAACCTCGACAAGGCCCGGCGCCTGCTGTGGCCGGTCAAGAAGAAGTACGGCCAGGCGCTGTCGTGGGCGGACCTCATGATCCTCGCCGGCAACGTCGCGCTGGAGTCCATGGGCTTCGAGACCTTCGGCTTCGGCGGCGGCCGCGCCGACGTCTGGGAGCCGGACGACGACGTGTACTGGGGCCCCGAGACCACCTGGCTCGGCGACGAGCGCTACACCGGGGAGCGGGACCTCGAAAAGCCCCTCGCCGCCGTGCAGATGGGTCTCATCTACGTCAACCCCGAGGGCCCGGCCGGCAACCCCGACCCGCTCGCCTCGGCACGCGACATCCGCGAGACCTTCGCGCGCATGGGAATGAACGACGAGGAGACCGTCGCCCTCATCGCCGGCGGCCACACCTTCGGCAAGACCCACGGCGCCGCACCGGACTCCAACCTCGAGGACAACCCCGAGGCCGCGGGCCTGGAGATGCAGGGCCTGGGCTGGAAAAACAACTTCGGCACCGGCAAGGGCGACGACACCATCACGTCGGGCCTCGAGGTGACGTGGACCTACCACCCCACCCGCTGGGACAACGAGTTCTTCCACATCCTCTACGCCTACGAGTGGGAGCTCTTCACGAGCCCCGCCGGTGCGCACCAGTGGCGCCCGAAGAACGGTGCCGGTGCCGACATGGTGCCGATGGCCCACGACGCGACCAAGCGCCGCGAACCGCGCATGCTCACCAGCGACCTCGCGCTGCGCGTCGACCCCGAGTACGACAAGATCTCGCGCCGCTTCCTCGAGGACCCGGTGGCCTTCGGCGACGCGTTCGCCCGCGCCTGGTTCAAGCTGACCCACCGCGACATGGGCCCCATCGCCCGCTACCTCGGACCCGAGGTCCCCACCGAAGAGCTCATCTGGCAGGACCCGGTTCCGGCGGTCGACCACGTGCTGATCGACGCGGCCGACGCGGCAGCGCTGAAACAGCAGATCCTCGCCACCGGTCTCACCACCGAGCAGCTCGTGTCGACGGCCTGGGCGGCGGCATCGTCGTTCCGCGGCAGTGACAAGCGCGGCGGCGTCAACGGCGCCCGCATCCGCCTGTCGCCGCAGAAGGACTGGCAGGTCAACAACCCGCCGCAGCTGAAGGTCGTGCTCGACGCCCTCGAGGGCGTGCAGAACGCCTTCAACGAGGGACGCACCGACGGCAAGAAGGTGTCGCTGGCCGACATCATCGTGCTCGCCGGCAACGCGGCGGTCGAGAAGGCCGCGCACGCGGCCGGTGTCGACGCCGACGTGGTGTTCCACCCGGGCCGCACCGACGCGACGCAGGAGCAGACCGACGTCGACTCGTTCGGCTACCTGGAGCCGGCGGCCGACGGGTTCCGCAACTACTACGGGCCCAAGGCGTTCCTCCCGCAGGAGCACCACCTCATCGACAAGGCGAACCTGCTGACCCTCAGCGCGCCCGAGATGACGGTGCTCGTCGGCGGCCTTCGGGTGCTCGGCGCCAACTGGGACGGCTCGGAGTACGGCGTCTTCACCAACCGACCCGGCGTGCTGACGAACGACTTCTTCGTGAACCTGCTCGACCTCGGCACCACGTGGACGCCGCTGGACCCCGGTTCGCAGGCGTTCGAGGGCATCAAGGACGGCTCGGGCGAGCGTGTCGGCCGCGGCACGCGCGTCGACCTGCTGTTCGGCTCCAACTCCGAGCTCCGCGCCCTCGCGGAGGTCTACGCCAGCGACGACGCGCAGGAGAAGTTCGTGCGCGACTTCGTCGCCGCGTGGGGCAAGGTCATGGAGCTGGACCGCTTCGACCTGCGCTGA
- a CDS encoding RDD family protein — protein MPTPGPAVEIQQDEILTGEAVALDVQPVGYFLRAVGVLIDMVAGVALFLLLAAAASWAAGRNVLGGDLTSVFTIVVLVLVTVVIPTAVETATRGRSLGKLVIGARIVRTDGGAAGFRQAFIRALVGVFELWFTLGAVAGIVGAFTPRAERLGDLLAGTYSERTRTPKLPPEPPGVPPVLAGWAAVADVGRLPDRLARRIAQFVRQARDLEPAARTRTAMSLAAETRTFVAPVPAVDPETFLLGVVAVRRERELRALHGEDERAAALTAGVDVAPRGFPVR, from the coding sequence ATGCCGACGCCCGGGCCCGCCGTGGAGATCCAGCAGGACGAGATCCTCACGGGCGAAGCCGTCGCCCTCGACGTGCAGCCGGTCGGCTACTTCCTGCGCGCGGTGGGCGTGCTCATCGACATGGTCGCCGGGGTGGCGCTGTTCCTGCTGCTCGCGGCCGCCGCCTCGTGGGCGGCGGGGCGCAACGTGCTCGGCGGGGACCTCACCTCGGTCTTCACGATCGTCGTGCTCGTGCTCGTGACCGTCGTGATCCCGACCGCGGTCGAGACCGCCACCCGCGGGCGCAGCCTCGGCAAGCTCGTGATCGGCGCCCGTATCGTGCGCACCGACGGCGGGGCGGCGGGTTTCCGGCAGGCGTTCATCCGGGCTCTGGTGGGCGTGTTCGAACTGTGGTTCACGCTGGGCGCCGTCGCCGGGATCGTGGGAGCCTTCACCCCGCGGGCGGAGCGCCTCGGCGACCTGCTGGCCGGCACCTACAGCGAACGCACCCGCACCCCGAAGCTGCCGCCGGAGCCCCCTGGGGTGCCGCCGGTGCTGGCGGGGTGGGCGGCGGTCGCCGACGTCGGCCGGCTGCCCGACCGCCTCGCACGCCGCATCGCCCAGTTCGTGCGGCAGGCCCGGGATCTCGAACCCGCCGCCCGCACGCGCACCGCGATGTCGCTGGCCGCCGAGACGCGGACATTCGTCGCCCCCGTGCCCGCGGTCGACCCCGAGACCTTTCTGCTCGGCGTCGTGGCGGTCCGCCGCGAGCGCGAACTGCGGGCGCTGCACGGGGAGGACGAGCGCGCGGCCGCACTGACCGCCGGCGTCGACGTGGCGCCGCGGGGGTTCCCGGTGCGCTGA
- a CDS encoding DUF58 domain-containing protein, with translation MYVTGRLPALVALGVVPVVLLGSAGIAPWPVAGLWLLLCALAAGVDAAVAPDPRLLQLTRTGPTRARLGERVDTALVVHNGGARRLRGQLRDAWQPTAGAPERRARLDIPAGERRTIPIPLRPRRRGELRSEFVVVRSGGPLGIGGRQARIEAPGAVRALPPFTSRRHLPSRLARLRELDGNTSVQVRGQGTEFDSLREYVRGDDVRSIDWRATARAGTTMLRTWRPERDRHVVIIVDTGRTSAARVGDGVRLDAAMEAALLLAALASRAGDHVHLAMFDRVLRARVTGVDGSALLPAMVDAMAPVEAQLIDTDWDAAFAQVRTLTSRPSLVVLLTAQDSPESSRGFLGSLGAVARRAHVLVGTATDATPDLTGAASGGRRTADDVYRAAALERSARDAARVAAAIARAGGDALSASADDLPPQIADRYLALKAAGRL, from the coding sequence ATGTACGTCACCGGCCGTCTGCCCGCACTGGTCGCCCTCGGCGTCGTGCCCGTGGTGCTGCTGGGCTCCGCCGGCATCGCCCCGTGGCCCGTCGCCGGGCTGTGGCTGCTGCTGTGCGCGCTGGCCGCGGGAGTGGACGCCGCGGTCGCACCGGATCCGCGGCTGCTGCAGCTCACACGCACCGGTCCCACCCGCGCGCGGCTGGGTGAGCGCGTCGACACCGCCCTCGTCGTGCACAACGGCGGCGCCCGGCGGCTGCGCGGGCAGCTGCGCGACGCGTGGCAGCCGACGGCCGGAGCGCCCGAACGCCGCGCCCGGCTGGACATCCCTGCCGGCGAGCGGCGGACCATCCCGATACCGCTGCGGCCACGGCGGCGGGGCGAGCTGCGCAGCGAATTCGTGGTCGTCCGCTCCGGCGGCCCGCTCGGCATCGGCGGGCGCCAGGCCCGCATCGAGGCGCCGGGTGCCGTGCGGGCGCTGCCGCCCTTCACGTCGCGGCGGCATCTGCCCTCACGGCTGGCGCGGCTGCGCGAGCTCGACGGCAACACCAGCGTGCAGGTGCGCGGGCAGGGCACCGAGTTCGACAGCCTGCGCGAGTACGTCCGCGGCGACGACGTGCGCTCCATCGACTGGCGCGCCACCGCCCGCGCCGGCACGACGATGCTGCGCACCTGGCGCCCGGAGCGCGACCGACACGTCGTGATCATCGTCGACACCGGCCGCACCTCCGCTGCGCGGGTCGGCGACGGCGTGCGCCTGGATGCCGCCATGGAGGCAGCGCTGCTGCTGGCCGCTCTCGCGTCGCGCGCCGGCGACCACGTGCACCTCGCGATGTTCGACCGGGTGCTGCGCGCCCGGGTCACCGGCGTCGACGGGTCGGCGCTGCTGCCGGCGATGGTCGACGCGATGGCGCCGGTGGAGGCGCAGCTGATCGACACCGACTGGGATGCCGCCTTCGCCCAGGTGCGCACCCTCACCTCCCGTCCCTCGCTGGTCGTGCTGCTGACCGCGCAGGACTCCCCCGAGTCCTCCCGCGGGTTCCTCGGCTCCCTCGGCGCCGTCGCCCGGCGAGCGCACGTGCTCGTCGGCACCGCCACCGACGCCACGCCGGACCTGACCGGTGCGGCATCCGGGGGGCGCCGCACCGCCGACGACGTCTACCGCGCGGCGGCCCTGGAGCGCAGCGCCCGCGACGCCGCGCGGGTGGCCGCCGCCATCGCCCGCGCCGGCGGCGACGCGCTCAGCGCCTCCGCCGACGACCTGCCGCCGCAGATCGCCGACCGGTACCTGGCATTGAAGGCAGCCGGCCGGCTCTGA
- the aqpZ gene encoding aquaporin Z, which translates to MALRLSAEAMGTFLLVFGSIGAALFAADYGVGSEGTSLGIGFVGVALAFGLTVVAGAYAWGPISGGHFNPAVTLGLAAAGRFPWRETVAYIVAQLVGGAIGTTLLVLIGLFGPDGWLRSAQDGGFASNGFGEHSPGGFGLGAAIVAEILFTAIFVLVILGVTHPSRGTKFAGLVIGLTLTLIHLASIPIDNTSVNPARSIATALYGGPDALLQLWVFIVFPIVGALVAGFCHRALFDGRELG; encoded by the coding sequence ATGGCCCTGCGCCTGTCGGCGGAGGCGATGGGGACCTTCCTGCTGGTGTTCGGCTCGATCGGCGCCGCCCTGTTCGCCGCCGACTACGGCGTCGGCTCCGAGGGCACGTCCCTCGGCATCGGCTTCGTCGGGGTGGCCCTCGCGTTCGGCCTCACCGTGGTCGCGGGCGCTTACGCCTGGGGCCCGATCTCGGGTGGACATTTCAACCCGGCCGTCACCCTCGGGCTCGCCGCCGCGGGCCGCTTCCCCTGGCGGGAGACCGTCGCGTACATCGTCGCCCAGCTCGTGGGCGGCGCCATCGGCACCACCCTCCTCGTGCTCATCGGGCTCTTCGGGCCCGACGGCTGGCTGCGCTCGGCCCAGGACGGCGGCTTCGCGAGCAACGGGTTCGGCGAGCACTCCCCCGGCGGCTTCGGTCTGGGCGCCGCGATCGTCGCCGAGATCCTGTTCACGGCGATCTTCGTGCTGGTGATCCTGGGGGTGACGCACCCCAGCCGGGGGACGAAGTTCGCCGGGCTGGTGATCGGGCTGACGCTCACCCTCATCCACCTGGCATCCATCCCGATCGACAACACGTCGGTCAACCCTGCCCGCTCCATCGCCACCGCCCTCTACGGCGGCCCCGATGCGCTGCTGCAGCTGTGGGTGTTCATCGTCTTCCCGATCGTCGGCGCCCTGGTCGCCGGCTTCTGCCACCGCGCCCTGTTCGACGGGCGAGAGCTGGGCTGA
- a CDS encoding DUF5719 family protein, translated as MTTTRSRWATSARLAGGTVAAVALVAGTVTAAAVTWPAHERAPISVVATPAPSESVVACPGGLLAIGRDATLAGSVSVVAEATTTVGTAAGQTEPTPEVLTVPGIEGSAPAVFSAPPAGDTRTDLAAASSASVAAEDLSGFAAASCAPPLLESWIVGGATTTGSSGLLLLANPGSVPATVQITAYGAAGPQTPPAGQLVVAPGTQRVVPLAGLVRGEQSPVLHLVSTGAPVQASLQASITRTLLAGGVDQVGAIIAPDTELVFPGVAVNAPPGVEGASDPTAVVRLLAPSTPTTATVTVRSGDREVATREVPLEAGLPLELDLGALAVGAYSVHVAADAAVVGGVWTTTGFGEGDDFAWHTPAPRLDGATLVAVAAGPSPVLTLAAPAGEAVTATLTADAGAGAAQQVTVPAGGTVEVDVSEGAIYRLEAAEPVHAAVGFAGDGALAAYPVWPADAAASPLVVHP; from the coding sequence ATGACCACCACCAGGTCCCGCTGGGCCACCAGTGCACGGCTGGCCGGCGGCACGGTCGCGGCGGTCGCGCTCGTCGCCGGCACGGTCACCGCCGCCGCCGTGACCTGGCCCGCCCACGAACGCGCCCCCATCAGCGTGGTCGCGACGCCCGCACCGTCGGAGTCGGTGGTCGCGTGCCCCGGTGGCCTCTTGGCGATCGGCCGCGACGCGACGCTGGCAGGCTCGGTGTCGGTCGTCGCCGAGGCCACGACCACCGTCGGCACGGCCGCCGGGCAGACCGAGCCGACGCCCGAGGTGCTGACGGTCCCCGGGATCGAGGGCTCCGCGCCCGCGGTCTTCTCGGCCCCTCCCGCCGGCGACACCCGCACCGATCTCGCCGCCGCCTCGTCGGCGTCGGTCGCCGCAGAGGATCTCTCCGGCTTCGCTGCGGCCTCCTGCGCCCCACCCCTCCTGGAATCGTGGATCGTCGGCGGAGCGACCACCACGGGTTCGTCGGGCCTGCTGCTGCTGGCGAACCCGGGCAGCGTCCCCGCCACCGTCCAGATCACCGCCTACGGTGCGGCCGGTCCGCAGACACCGCCTGCGGGCCAGCTCGTCGTCGCTCCCGGGACGCAGCGCGTGGTCCCCCTGGCCGGTCTGGTGCGCGGCGAGCAGAGCCCCGTGCTGCACCTGGTCTCCACCGGCGCCCCCGTGCAGGCCTCGCTGCAGGCGAGCATCACCCGCACGCTCCTCGCCGGCGGTGTCGACCAGGTGGGCGCCATCATCGCCCCAGACACCGAGCTGGTCTTCCCGGGCGTCGCCGTGAACGCCCCGCCCGGGGTGGAGGGCGCATCGGACCCCACCGCCGTCGTGCGACTGCTGGCCCCCTCCACGCCCACCACCGCCACGGTGACGGTGCGAAGCGGCGACCGTGAGGTCGCCACGCGCGAGGTGCCGCTCGAGGCGGGACTGCCGCTGGAACTCGACCTCGGCGCGCTCGCGGTCGGCGCCTACAGCGTGCACGTCGCCGCCGACGCCGCCGTCGTCGGCGGGGTGTGGACGACCACCGGGTTCGGCGAGGGAGACGACTTCGCCTGGCACACGCCAGCCCCGCGACTGGACGGCGCGACCCTCGTGGCCGTGGCGGCGGGGCCGTCGCCGGTTCTGACGCTGGCGGCGCCCGCAGGCGAGGCGGTCACGGCGACGCTGACGGCCGACGCCGGCGCGGGCGCCGCGCAGCAGGTGACCGTGCCCGCCGGCGGGACGGTCGAGGTCGACGTCTCGGAGGGCGCGATCTACCGGCTCGAAGCGGCCGAGCCGGTCCATGCCGCGGTCGGCTTCGCCGGCGACGGCGCGCTGGCCGCCTACCCCGTCTGGCCCGCTGACGCGGCGGCATCCCCGCTCGTCGTCCACCCCTGA
- the ahcY gene encoding adenosylhomocysteinase → MPTQTPALTYAVADLSLAEAGRHQLRLAENEMPGLMALRAAFGPSQPLAGARIAGSLHMTVQTAVLIETLVALGAQVRWASCNIFSTQDEAAAAVVVGPDGTVDEPRGVPVFAWKGETLEEYWDLADRIFDWSDEGFDGPNLILDDGGDATLLVHKGVEFEKTGAVPDAAPDDPAEYRVILDVLRRSLARDPQRFTRMAAGLLGVTEETTTGVHRLYELAASDRLLFPAINVNDSVTKSKFDNKYGIRHSLPDGLNRATDVLIGGKVAFVCGYGDVGKGAAEALRGQGARVIVSEVDPICALQAAMDGYQVARLADVADQVDILITGTGNKDVVTVDDLLALKHLAIVGNVGHFDNEIDMAGLEALSGAERVEIKPQVHEWRLPTGRSVLVLSEGRLMNLGNATGHPSFVMSASFTNQVLAQIELFTRREEYPTAVYTLPKHLDEKVARLHLDALGVQLTTLTPAQAAYIGVPVEGPYKLDHYRY, encoded by the coding sequence ATGCCGACCCAGACGCCTGCCCTCACGTACGCCGTCGCCGATCTGTCGCTCGCCGAGGCGGGGCGCCACCAGCTGCGCCTGGCCGAGAACGAGATGCCGGGTCTCATGGCCCTGCGCGCCGCGTTCGGGCCCTCCCAGCCTCTGGCCGGTGCGCGTATCGCGGGTTCGCTGCACATGACGGTGCAGACGGCCGTGCTGATCGAGACGCTCGTCGCCCTCGGGGCCCAGGTGCGCTGGGCCAGCTGCAACATCTTCTCCACCCAGGACGAGGCCGCCGCCGCCGTCGTCGTCGGCCCGGACGGCACGGTCGACGAGCCGCGCGGCGTGCCGGTCTTCGCGTGGAAGGGCGAGACGCTCGAGGAGTACTGGGACCTCGCCGACCGCATCTTCGACTGGAGCGACGAGGGCTTCGACGGACCGAACCTCATCCTCGACGACGGCGGAGATGCCACCCTCCTCGTCCACAAGGGCGTCGAGTTCGAGAAGACCGGGGCGGTGCCGGATGCCGCCCCCGACGACCCCGCCGAGTACCGTGTCATCCTCGACGTGCTGCGCCGCAGCCTCGCCCGCGACCCGCAGCGCTTCACCCGCATGGCCGCGGGCCTGCTCGGTGTCACCGAGGAGACGACCACCGGCGTGCACCGGCTCTACGAGCTCGCGGCATCCGATCGCCTGCTCTTCCCCGCGATCAACGTCAACGACTCGGTGACGAAGTCCAAGTTCGACAACAAGTACGGCATCCGCCATTCGCTGCCCGACGGCCTCAACCGCGCCACCGACGTGCTCATCGGCGGCAAGGTCGCGTTCGTCTGCGGCTACGGCGATGTCGGAAAGGGCGCGGCCGAGGCCCTGCGCGGCCAGGGCGCGCGCGTCATCGTGAGCGAGGTCGACCCGATCTGCGCGCTGCAGGCGGCGATGGACGGATACCAGGTGGCGCGGCTCGCCGACGTCGCGGACCAGGTGGACATCCTCATCACCGGCACCGGCAACAAGGACGTCGTCACCGTGGACGACCTGCTGGCGCTCAAGCACCTCGCGATCGTCGGCAACGTCGGGCATTTCGACAACGAGATCGACATGGCGGGGCTTGAGGCACTCTCCGGGGCCGAGCGCGTGGAGATCAAGCCGCAGGTGCATGAGTGGCGGCTGCCCACGGGGCGCAGCGTCCTGGTGCTCAGCGAGGGGCGGCTGATGAACCTCGGCAACGCCACCGGCCACCCGTCCTTCGTGATGAGCGCGTCCTTCACCAACCAGGTGCTGGCGCAGATCGAGCTGTTCACCCGACGCGAGGAGTACCCGACCGCGGTGTACACGCTCCCCAAGCACCTCGACGAGAAGGTCGCCCGGCTCCATCTCGATGCCCTCGGCGTGCAGCTGACCACCCTCACGCCGGCGCAGGCGGCCTACATCGGCGTGCCGGTCGAGGGCCCCTACAAGCTGGACCACTACCGGTACTGA